A stretch of DNA from Desulfurella amilsii:
TTTTGGCGGATGATAACTATATCACCATTATGCAGGGTATTTTTGAAGGTAGAAAGTTTTTTGATAATTTACAAAAAGGAATTAAATATTATCTCTCTGTCAAAGTCGCCCTGATATTAATATTTCTTCTGCCCGTCCTTTTGGGCATTCCTATGCCTCTTGCCCCAATTCAAATAATTATTTTGGAATTATTTATGGATTTAGCAGCCTCGGCAGGTTTTGTCGCCGAGCCCAAAGAAAGAAATATCTATTCTCGTCCGCCGCGTAATCCTAAAGAAAGCATAATTAATAATCGCGTCATTAAAGATATATTAATTAAAGGAACGGTCTTGTTTATAGCCGTAATTTCTGTTTATTTCTATGCCCGCTCTCAAAATTTAAGTCTTGTTCAATCCCAAACTTTTGCTTTCTCGGCTTGGATTTTTGGTCATATTGTTCTGGCCTTTATTTCTCGCTCAGACAAAGAATCAATTTTTTCTTTAGGAATGTTTACGAATAAAATCATCAATCTCTGGGCGCTTACGGCGATTACCTTTCTTGTTTTAGGGATTTATCTTCCATTTCTGAAAGAGAGGTTTAATCTTTTTTCGATTAGTTTCACACAATTAATATTTATTGCCTTAATAGTATCGCTCATTGTTGGTTCTTTAGAATTAAGAAAAATGTTTAATCTAAACAAAAGATGAAAAGCCCGCTTCTGGGCAAAAAATTCAATTTTGCGCCTAAAATCGGCTGGCGAGCCAAACTTCGCTTTTAGCAACTGGCGGAGAGGACAGGATTCGAACCTGCGGAAGGCTAATTGCCTTCAGCTGATTTCGAGTCAGCCGCCTTCAACCACTCGGCCACCTCTCCAGTTATGGATTGTAAACAATTTACGCTGAAAATCAATTGTATATTTAGCGCTTTAGAATACTTTCAGACTTTATAAAAACTTCCCCATTAAAAACTGCAATAAGCTTATTATCTGATTCTCTCTCGACCGTAATTACATATATACCTAATTTTCTTGTTCTGTTGAGTTCTTTTGCCTTTGCAATAAGTACATCACCTTCTTTGGCGGCATTTGCAAAATTAATATTGGCTGATATTGCAAGCGCAACATTGCCATAGATATTTGATGCAATCGCAAATGTATAATCAGATAAAGAAAAAATTACGCCCCCATGACAAACCCCTGCTGCATTCAACATACCTTTTCTTACGGTCATTTGTGTGCACACATAACCCTCTTTTGCCTCAACAACATCGATATTCAACCATTTGCTAACCTGATCATTTTCTTTTAGAAACTCAACAACATTCATCAATTGCTCCTTTTAAGAATTGCTTAACCTAAAATTAATTGGAATAACAATTTTAACATTTTTGTTAATATTTACAAGCGGTTCAATTTTTTTTATTGCATCTATAGCACTTTTGTCCAATATTGAATACCCCGAGCTTTTTACAATATTAATATCCTTAAAGCTTGAGTCTTGCAAGATAAATGATAAAACTACCGTGCCTTCATATCCATTTCTTCTTGCTAAATATGGGTATCTCAAATGTTTTTCTATTAGTTTTCTTAAAACAGTATAGTCTTCTTTTGAGATGCTTTGTGTTGCATTTTGTGTTTGTATAATATTTTCGCTTTTGTTTTCTTTTTGCAAATTTTGCTTAAGAGTTGCAGTATTTGCTTGTCTAAGCTGATTTAGAGTATCTTTGCTTGCATTTTGGGCTATATCTAATTGATTATTATTTTGAGTTTTAATTTCGTTTGTGCTTTTTATTTGAGGCTGCAATTGTTTTTCTCTAATACTTTTTTGACTTACTTCTAGAATAAGATTATTGTTAGGAATAGTAGGTAAAACTTTTCGATTAATCTTTTTTTGAACTACTTCTTTAGGAAGCCTCCAATTAGTGTAACTTTTTTCAATATCATTACTAACTAGCAAAACCACCTCTAAAGGTTTTTTAATAGAATAGACAACGTTTAAAAGCTTAATGCAAAAGAAAAAAATCAATGCATTAATTAAAACAGATATAACAAAAGACCAACTTAGGGTTTTTTTTGAATAA
This window harbors:
- a CDS encoding energy transducer TonB, which translates into the protein MEKFYSKKTLSWSFVISVLINALIFFFCIKLLNVVYSIKKPLEVVLLVSNDIEKSYTNWRLPKEVVQKKINRKVLPTIPNNNLILEVSQKSIREKQLQPQIKSTNEIKTQNNNQLDIAQNASKDTLNQLRQANTATLKQNLQKENKSENIIQTQNATQSISKEDYTVLRKLIEKHLRYPYLARRNGYEGTVVLSFILQDSSFKDINIVKSSGYSILDKSAIDAIKKIEPLVNINKNVKIVIPINFRLSNS
- a CDS encoding hotdog fold thioesterase, which codes for MNVVEFLKENDQVSKWLNIDVVEAKEGYVCTQMTVRKGMLNAAGVCHGGVIFSLSDYTFAIASNIYGNVALAISANINFANAAKEGDVLIAKAKELNRTRKLGIYVITVERESDNKLIAVFNGEVFIKSESILKR